TTCAGGGCCAGGTAATGCAGGGCGCGGCTGCCGCACAGCAGCTCCAGGCGCACGCCGTCCCGGAATTTTTGCCAGCCGATGAATTTCACCAGCCCCACCTGCCCGGAATAGGCCACATGGGTGCCGCAGCAGGCGCAGCAGTCGGCCCCGGGGAAGCGGGTGATGCGCACCTGGCCGGTGAGCTCCTTTTTGCTCCGGTAGGGGAGGGCGGCCAGCTCCTGGGCGCTGGGATAGAGGGCCTCAAAGGGGTGGTTTTCCCAGAGGTAGCGGTTGGCCCGGGCCTCGATGTCCAGCACCCCCTCCCAGGGGATGTCGGCGTTGTAGTCAATGATGACGGACTCCTCGCCCAGGTGGAAGCCGGTGTTGTCGCAGTTATAGGCAGCGCAGAGCATTCCGCTGACGATGTGCTCCCCGGAGTGCTGCTGCATATGGTCAAAGCGGCGGGCCCAGTCGATTTCCCCGTGGACGGTCTCGCCCACCGTCAGAGCCCGGTCGCAGGTGTGGAGAATCACCCCGTCCCGCTCGTGGACATCGGTGACCTTGGCGCCGCCTAAAATCCCATGGTCGGCAGGCTGGCCGCCCCCCTCGGGATAGAAAGCGGTGCGGTCCAGCTGCACCAGCCACTTTTTCCCCTGGGGACGGCAATCGACCACCACCCCGTCAAATTCCCGCAAAAACGCATTTTCATAATATAGCTTCACGGTTTCCATGGCGAAAACTCCTTTAATGTAAGATTGAACACCCCCAGTATGCCGCAAAACCGGGAGAAATGCAAGAGGGAAAGGGAAAACAAGCCCACCGCCGGGCGGAGAGGGTCGTCCGCCCCTACACCAAGCAAGGAGATTTGAACAAGCACGGACGGGCGGGGTAGAACCCCGCCCCTACGCATTTCTTGCAAAAAACTGTCATTGCGAACCAGTGACAGATGTCACTGGTTGTGGCAATCCGTTCCCCCGACCCCATGGCCCCCTTGCCTAAAGGGGGCTGGCACGGCGAAGCCGTGACTGGGGGATTCTTCCTTGCCCTACGCAAAACTTGATAGCTGATTCTGACGGGGCGTCGAGGACGCCGCCCCCTACGAAGCTCTATCGTTGAATGGTGCGTAGGGGTCGGCCTCCCGGACGACCCGAAGCGGTTTTCCAACGCACCCACGGCGGGGCACGCGGGCCCCGCCCTGCAAAGTGTGTGGTTGTAGGGCGGGGTGCCCTCACCCCGCCGCCCGGACTTGCACCGCAACTCATGAAAAAACCCTGTCATTGCGAACCAGTGACAGATGTCACTGGTGTGGCAATCCGTTCTCCTTTGGATTTGCACAGGGGTATTACGGATTCCCACGACCAGTCTGCGGACTGGTCTCGGAATGACACGCAAATTCTTTCGGCTTCCGTCATTGCGAAGCCAGTGCGCACACTGGCTGTGGCAATCCGCATCCCCCGTCCCCATGGCCCCCTTTAGGCAAGGGAGGCTTTTGTGCCGGGCGGGGCAGAGCCCCGCCCCTACGCATTTATTCCTTCATCTCCCCAAAAAAAGAGGTGGCCGGGTGGCCACCTCTTATAAAACTGCGATTGCGGGGCGCTTACTCCTCCAGCTGACCCACCAGAGCGATATGCAATTCATCTAACTGCTTTTGCTCCACGGTGGAGGGGGCGTCCATCATAACATCCTGGGCGTTCTTGTTCATGGGGAAGGGGATGATCTCCCGGATGGAGCTTTCGCCGGCCAGGAGCATCACCATCCGGTCCACACCCGGGGCGATGCCTGCGTGAGGGGGCGCACCGTAGCAGAAGGCGTTGTACATGGCGGGGAACTTCTTCTTCACATCCTCCTCGCCCAGGCGCACCATCTCAAAGGCCTTGATCATGATCTCCGGGTCATGGTTACGCACGGCGCCGGAGGACAGCTCCACGCCGTTGCACACCAGGTCGTACTGGTTGGCCATGATGTCCAGGGGGTCCAGCTCTCCCCGCTCGGCCTTGAGCAGGGTCTCCATGCCGCCGCTGGGCATGGAGAAGGGATTGTGGCAGAACTCCAGCTCGCCGCTCTCGTCGCCGATCTCGTACATGGGGAAGTCCACGATCCAGCAGAACTCGTACCGCTCCTTGTCCATGTGGCCCTCGCAGGCGGCGCCGAAGGTCTTGATCATCACGCCCACGGACTTGGTGGCGCTCTCCCCGGCGGCTACCACCACCAGCGTGTTCGGCTTCAGGTCCAGGACCTTGGACAGCTCCTCCCGGACAGGCCCCACGAACTTGCCGATGCCCCCGGCCAGCTCGCCGTTTTCATCCACCTTGAACCAGTAGCCCTTGCTGCCGGACTGCACCTGGCAGTCGGTGAGGAGCTTTTCGATCTGCTTGCGGGTGAGGGTGCAATCGGTGATGTCCACCATCTTCACGGTCTGACCCTTGAGGGCGTCAAAGTCGCTGTTTTCAAAGAGCTTCGTAACATTTTTGCAGGTCAAATCAATACGCAGGTCGGGCTTGTCGGAGCCGTAGGTTTCCATAGACTCCAAATAGGGGATGCGGCGGAAGGGGGCGGAGGAGGCCACGCTGTAGGTGCCGAACTTGGCAAAAATCGGGGGCAGCACATCTTCCAGCACGGCGAACACATCGTCCTGGGTGGCAAAGGCCATCTCCATGTCCAGCTGATAGAATTCGCCGGGGGAGCGGTCGCCCCGGGCGTCCTCGTCCCGGAAGCAGGGGGCAATCTGGAAATAGCGGTCAAAGCCGGAGGTCATCAGCAGCTGCTTGAACTGCTGGGGGGCCTGGGGCAGGGCGTAGAACTTGCCGGGGTGCTTCCGGGCGGGCACCAGGTAGTCCCGGGCGCCCTCCGGGGAGGAGGCGGTGAGGATGGGGGTGGTGATCTCCAGGAAGCCGTGCTCGGTCATGGCGGCCCGGAGCGCTGCCACCACCTGGCAGCGCAGAATGATGTTCTTCTTCACGGCGGGGTTGCGCAGATCCAGATAGCGGTACTTCAGGCGGGCGGTCTCGTCGGCCTCCCGGCTGCGGTTGATCTCAAAGGGCAGGCTGTTGTAGCGGCAGCGGCCCAGAATCTCGATTTTATTAGGCACCACCTCGATCTCGCCGGTGGCCAGCTTGGGATTCTTACTGGCCCGCTCCCGGACCACGCCCTCCACGCTGATGGTGGACTCCTTGTTCAGCCCCTTGATAATGGCCAGCATATCCTCGGTCTCGGCCACCACCTGGGTGGTGCCGTAGAAGTCCCGCAGGACCACAA
This is a stretch of genomic DNA from Vescimonas fastidiosa. It encodes these proteins:
- a CDS encoding alanyl-tRNA editing protein → METVKLYYENAFLREFDGVVVDCRPQGKKWLVQLDRTAFYPEGGGQPADHGILGGAKVTDVHERDGVILHTCDRALTVGETVHGEIDWARRFDHMQQHSGEHIVSGMLCAAYNCDNTGFHLGEESVIIDYNADIPWEGVLDIEARANRYLWENHPFEALYPSAQELAALPYRSKKELTGQVRITRFPGADCCACCGTHVAYSGQVGLVKFIGWQKFRDGVRLELLCGSRALHYLALNWAQNTAVGRSLSVKPGKTAQAVERLQGELQAVKARCADLEESSFQRLAEDYRDAGNVLLVQPPMESDSVRRLCDAVSRSCGGRCAVFAGADGSYKYAVIHPGQDISPLIKALNAQLHGRGGGRDGFAQGSAACTEEEIRRFWAESA
- the aspS gene encoding aspartate--tRNA ligase yields the protein MMQMRTHTCNALRLADVGKSVKIVGWMENVREVGSNLAFVVLRDFYGTTQVVAETEDMLAIIKGLNKESTISVEGVVRERASKNPKLATGEIEVVPNKIEILGRCRYNSLPFEINRSREADETARLKYRYLDLRNPAVKKNIILRCQVVAALRAAMTEHGFLEITTPILTASSPEGARDYLVPARKHPGKFYALPQAPQQFKQLLMTSGFDRYFQIAPCFRDEDARGDRSPGEFYQLDMEMAFATQDDVFAVLEDVLPPIFAKFGTYSVASSAPFRRIPYLESMETYGSDKPDLRIDLTCKNVTKLFENSDFDALKGQTVKMVDITDCTLTRKQIEKLLTDCQVQSGSKGYWFKVDENGELAGGIGKFVGPVREELSKVLDLKPNTLVVVAAGESATKSVGVMIKTFGAACEGHMDKERYEFCWIVDFPMYEIGDESGELEFCHNPFSMPSGGMETLLKAERGELDPLDIMANQYDLVCNGVELSSGAVRNHDPEIMIKAFEMVRLGEEDVKKKFPAMYNAFCYGAPPHAGIAPGVDRMVMLLAGESSIREIIPFPMNKNAQDVMMDAPSTVEQKQLDELHIALVGQLEE